The Nocardia arthritidis genome has a window encoding:
- a CDS encoding type VII secretion target encodes MSETLKVEPDHLETAATKLRKLAEDNAQTSAYLKQWLDLPGSEGGLVLRGVIGVIQEALTKLQSNYERLGSVTNESSSEIAKAAKMYRSTDRSFAEALDRAYAKDGGR; translated from the coding sequence ATGTCTGAAACATTGAAGGTGGAGCCAGATCACTTGGAGACGGCGGCCACGAAGTTGCGAAAACTAGCCGAGGATAACGCGCAGACCAGCGCATACCTGAAGCAGTGGCTCGATCTGCCGGGCTCGGAGGGCGGTTTGGTGCTGCGTGGTGTGATCGGTGTAATTCAGGAAGCATTGACGAAACTACAGTCGAACTATGAACGACTGGGCTCGGTTACCAACGAGTCGTCGAGTGAAATCGCTAAAGCGGCGAAAATGTACCGATCAACCGACCGCAGTTTCGCCGAGGCCCTGGATCGCGCATATGCGAAAGATGGTGGAAGGTGA